From Magnolia sinica isolate HGM2019 chromosome 13, MsV1, whole genome shotgun sequence, one genomic window encodes:
- the LOC131224189 gene encoding probable sugar phosphate/phosphate translocator At1g12500, with product MKYLGATKRVFGIEIYRDRKRSKFCLSQAEYLKKVLIKYGMDQARSASVPHATHFKLSLEQSQKNPPNLSSKNLGFLSATDHGSNPRLEAEQLIDIPVTPTSEVRNSNNINGILSPNPTTAVIIASWYLSNIGVLLLNKYLLSIYGYRYPIFLTLLHMLSCALYSILAIHWLELVPYQPIVSRRQFFKIVALSAIFCFSVVCRNTSLRYLPVSFNPMIGATTPFFTTIFAFIITCKKESCEVYLALVPMVLGIVLASNNEPLFHLFGFLVCVGSTAGSALKSVVQVILLTSEGERLHSMNLLMYMAPMAAVILLPFSVCKTSRNIVHDISFDI from the exons ATGAAATATCTAGGGGCAACAAAGAGGGTTTTCGGCATAGAGAtttatagagacaggaagaggagcaagtTTTGTTTATCACAGGCAGAGTACCTTAAAaaggtgctgatcaagtatgggatggaccaggcaagGTCGGCGAGTGTTCCCCACgcgactcacttcaagctttccttagaacaat CGCAAAAAAATCCCCCAAATCTCTCTTCGAAAAATCTAGGGTTTCTTTCTGCAACTGATCACGGTAGCAACCCTAGGCTCGAAGCGGAGCAGCTGATCGACATCCCTGTAACGCCAACGAGCGAGGTCCGCAACAGCAACAACATCAATGGCATCCTTTCCCCCAACCCCACAACGGCTGTGATCATCGCATCCTGGTATCTGTCCAACATAGGCGTCCTCCTCCTCAACAAATACCTCCTCAGCATTTACGGCTACCGTTACCCCATCTTCCTCACTCTCCTCCACATGCTATCGTGCGCACTCTACagcatcctagccatccattggcTGGAGCTGGTCCCTTACCAGCCCATTGTCTCCCGACGCCAGTTCTTCAAGATCGTGGCTCTCAGCGCAATCTTCTGCTTTTCGGTGGTCTGCAGGAACACCTCGTTACGGTACCTTCCGGTCTCGTTCAACCCAATGATCGGCGCCACGACGCCCTTCTTCACCACCATCTTCGCCTTTATCATCACCTGTAAGAAGGAATCGTGCGAGGTCTACCTAGCGCTGGTGCCGATGGTGCTGGGGATCGTGCTCGCGAGCAACAACGAGCCCCTGTTCCATCTATTCGGATTCCTAGTCTGCGTCGGATCGACGGCCGGGAGCGCCCTGAAGTCTGTGGTGCAGGTGATCCTGCTGACGTCAGAGGGGGAGCGGCTGCATTCAATGAATCTGCTCATGTACATGGCACCAATGGCAGCGGTGATATTGCTGCCATTCTCTGTTTGCAAGACAAGTCGAAACATAGTTCATGACATATCCTTTGATATCTAA